The Burkholderia cepacia genome includes a region encoding these proteins:
- a CDS encoding YggL family protein, which yields MSKQHNRRQRKKLHIGEFQELAFCASAQYRTELSDLQRGELIDAFIDFVEANGLLTVASADEGIGAYVISGAPRGTTTDADRESVRGWLEARPELADVAVSDFTDAWYPEEA from the coding sequence ATGAGCAAGCAACACAACCGCCGCCAGCGCAAGAAACTCCACATCGGCGAATTCCAGGAGCTGGCCTTCTGCGCATCGGCCCAATACCGCACCGAGCTGAGCGACCTCCAGCGCGGCGAACTGATCGACGCATTCATCGACTTCGTCGAAGCGAACGGCCTGCTGACCGTCGCGTCGGCGGACGAAGGCATCGGCGCGTACGTGATCTCCGGCGCACCGCGCGGCACGACGACCGACGCGGACCGCGAATCGGTTCGCGGGTGGCTCGAGGCCCGGCCCGAACTGGCCGACGTCGCCGTCAGCGACTTCACGGACGCCTGGTATCCGGAGGAGGCGTAA
- a CDS encoding PRC-barrel domain-containing protein → MSGGLPFPASRKSLPSSTVFLILGAAVLLSGCGLLPVQNPPAPISEALVEPVEEAAGEPLTMPPVPAPVRPEAEAPKKPHREVTRPKPVQRPESPPPAPPAPAPLVATRPLDRTQIHALLDSEVARRNGKVIGRAVDMVTDASGKPREMVVNLQGFMGVGDRKVIFPWNVFRFTPGGKQEPIVLDVPSGDLPPAARPKAVPLSGSAAASPATRLPLLDSDVERPNGTKIGRVVDVLIDRASQPQAVVLDLGGLVNTDRRSIAASWGALRFVTRDKALHPQLDLNDAQIKASPPYAADKPIVAVYPPVAPAPASSASATR, encoded by the coding sequence ATGAGCGGCGGACTTCCGTTTCCCGCATCCCGCAAGTCGTTGCCGTCCTCGACGGTCTTCCTGATTCTCGGCGCCGCCGTGCTGCTGTCCGGCTGCGGGCTGCTGCCGGTCCAGAATCCGCCCGCGCCGATCAGCGAGGCGCTCGTCGAACCCGTCGAGGAAGCCGCCGGCGAACCGCTGACGATGCCGCCCGTGCCGGCGCCGGTCCGGCCGGAAGCCGAGGCGCCGAAAAAACCGCACCGCGAAGTCACGCGGCCGAAGCCCGTGCAGCGCCCCGAATCGCCGCCGCCGGCGCCACCCGCGCCGGCCCCGCTCGTCGCGACGCGCCCCCTCGACCGTACGCAGATCCACGCGCTGCTCGACAGCGAAGTCGCGCGCCGCAACGGCAAGGTGATCGGCCGCGCGGTCGACATGGTGACCGACGCGAGCGGCAAGCCGCGCGAGATGGTCGTCAACCTGCAGGGCTTCATGGGTGTCGGCGACCGCAAGGTCATCTTCCCGTGGAACGTGTTCCGCTTCACGCCGGGCGGCAAACAGGAGCCGATCGTGCTCGACGTGCCGTCGGGCGACCTGCCGCCGGCCGCGCGGCCCAAGGCCGTGCCGCTGTCGGGTTCGGCCGCGGCCTCGCCCGCGACGCGCCTGCCGTTGCTCGACAGCGACGTCGAGCGTCCGAACGGCACGAAGATCGGCCGCGTCGTCGACGTGCTGATCGACCGCGCGTCGCAGCCGCAGGCTGTCGTGCTCGACCTCGGCGGCCTCGTCAACACCGACCGCCGTTCGATCGCCGCAAGCTGGGGCGCGCTGCGCTTCGTCACGCGCGACAAGGCGCTGCATCCGCAGCTCGACCTGAACGACGCACAGATCAAGGCGTCGCCGCCCTACGCGGCCGACAAGCCGATCGTCGCGGTCTACCCGCCCGTTGCCCCGGCACCGGCTTCGTCTGCGAGTGCGACCCGATGA
- a CDS encoding MFS transporter, which produces MTIKHSVSVRSLRSLDWLNFFVANVQTGFGPFIASYLASHKWTQGEIGMVLSIGTISAMVSQVPGGAAVDALKNKKGAAAWAIAAIILSAVLLASSPTIVPVIAAEVFHGFASCMLVPAMAAISFSLVGRADLGDRLGRNARWASIGSAVAAGLMGLTGEYFSARAVFWLTAVLALPALFALAMIQPTHEVIPQSSQPDDHGDRDESGERETLLELLRDRRMLIFAACVVLFHLSNAAMLNLAAGEVTAGMGENVQLVIAACIIVPQAIVAMLSPWVGRSAQRWGRRPILLLGFSALPVRALLFAGVSSPYLLVPVQMLDGISAAVFGVMLPLIAADVAGGKGRYNLCIGLFGLAAGIGATLSTAAAGYVADHFGNAVSFFGLAGAGALAVLLVWLVMPETRVENGDAAADEPAAASPEQAH; this is translated from the coding sequence ATGACGATCAAGCATTCCGTCAGCGTACGCAGTCTCCGGTCCCTCGACTGGCTCAACTTCTTCGTTGCAAACGTTCAGACAGGGTTCGGGCCGTTCATCGCGTCCTACCTCGCGTCGCACAAGTGGACACAGGGCGAGATCGGCATGGTGCTGTCGATCGGCACGATCAGCGCGATGGTCAGCCAGGTGCCGGGCGGCGCGGCCGTCGATGCGCTGAAGAACAAGAAAGGCGCGGCCGCGTGGGCGATCGCGGCCATCATCCTGTCCGCGGTGCTGCTCGCGTCGAGCCCGACGATCGTGCCGGTGATCGCCGCCGAGGTGTTCCACGGTTTCGCGAGCTGCATGCTCGTGCCGGCGATGGCCGCGATCTCGTTCTCGCTCGTCGGCCGCGCCGACCTCGGCGACCGGCTCGGCCGCAACGCGCGCTGGGCATCGATCGGCAGCGCGGTCGCGGCGGGCCTGATGGGGCTCACCGGCGAATACTTCTCCGCGCGCGCGGTGTTCTGGCTGACCGCCGTGCTGGCGCTGCCCGCGCTGTTCGCACTCGCGATGATCCAGCCGACACACGAAGTGATCCCGCAATCGTCGCAGCCCGACGACCACGGCGACCGCGACGAATCTGGCGAACGCGAAACACTGCTCGAACTGCTGCGCGACCGCCGGATGCTGATCTTCGCGGCGTGCGTCGTGCTGTTCCACCTGTCGAACGCGGCGATGCTTAACCTCGCGGCCGGTGAAGTCACGGCCGGGATGGGCGAGAACGTACAGCTCGTGATCGCCGCGTGCATCATCGTGCCGCAGGCGATCGTCGCGATGCTGTCGCCGTGGGTCGGCCGCTCCGCGCAGCGCTGGGGGCGCCGGCCGATCCTGCTGCTCGGCTTCTCCGCGCTGCCGGTGCGCGCGCTGCTGTTCGCGGGCGTGAGCAGCCCGTATCTGCTGGTGCCGGTGCAGATGCTCGACGGCATCAGCGCCGCCGTGTTCGGCGTGATGCTGCCGCTGATCGCGGCCGACGTCGCGGGCGGCAAGGGCCGCTACAACCTGTGCATCGGGCTGTTCGGGCTCGCGGCCGGGATCGGCGCGACGCTCAGCACCGCGGCCGCCGGCTACGTCGCCGATCATTTCGGGAATGCCGTCAGCTTCTTCGGGCTCGCGGGCGCCGGTGCGCTGGCCGTGCTGCTGGTCTGGCTCGTGATGCCCGAAACGCGCGTCGAGAACGGCGACGCGGCGGCCGACGAACCGGCCGCCGCATCGCCCGAACAGGCGCACTGA
- a CDS encoding FUSC family protein: MDTIRTLNEARQQIQQSIFDLFKGLSFGERLAQGGLMAVQAVCGACLAYVIGHALHTEQAVWAAITAIAVTQHNYSDTMSLSRDQFVGAMVGGVLGFAGAALGGDRLVAYAMTVAVVIVCCWCLNVGSAARLGGVTATIVLLFPGNGPLWDIPLMRLGEVTLGTVCALGVCWVMSKIERRWLART, translated from the coding sequence ATGGATACGATCAGGACACTCAACGAAGCCCGCCAGCAGATCCAGCAGTCGATCTTCGATCTGTTCAAGGGGCTGTCATTCGGCGAACGGCTCGCGCAAGGCGGGCTGATGGCGGTGCAGGCCGTGTGCGGCGCGTGCCTCGCCTACGTGATCGGCCATGCGCTGCATACCGAGCAGGCCGTGTGGGCGGCGATCACCGCGATCGCCGTCACGCAGCACAACTACTCTGACACGATGTCGCTGTCGCGCGACCAGTTCGTCGGCGCGATGGTCGGCGGCGTGCTCGGCTTCGCCGGCGCGGCGCTCGGCGGCGACCGTCTCGTCGCGTATGCGATGACCGTCGCGGTCGTGATCGTCTGCTGCTGGTGCCTGAACGTCGGCAGCGCGGCACGGCTCGGCGGCGTAACCGCGACGATCGTGCTGCTGTTTCCGGGCAACGGCCCGCTGTGGGACATTCCGCTGATGCGGCTCGGTGAAGTGACGCTCGGCACCGTGTGTGCGCTGGGCGTGTGCTGGGTGATGTCGAAAATCGAGCGCCGCTGGCTGGCGCGCACGTAG
- a CDS encoding RcnB family protein produces MKMTHRMMFVALIAATFTAPLAMAQDEDGNGHHGGPGMKHGHGPKHMPPGQMRHEDDVPPRWADQPRREWHKGDRLPPEFRDRQYVIDDWRGYHLSPPPRGYQWVGVGGDHLLVQIGSGIVLRVGP; encoded by the coding sequence ATGAAGATGACGCACCGCATGATGTTTGTCGCATTGATCGCGGCGACTTTCACGGCGCCGCTCGCGATGGCCCAGGACGAGGACGGGAATGGCCACCACGGCGGCCCCGGGATGAAGCATGGTCATGGACCGAAGCATATGCCGCCCGGCCAGATGCGCCATGAGGACGACGTGCCGCCGCGCTGGGCCGACCAGCCGCGCCGCGAGTGGCACAAGGGCGACCGGCTTCCCCCCGAGTTCCGCGATCGCCAGTACGTGATCGACGACTGGCGCGGTTATCACCTGAGCCCGCCGCCGCGCGGCTATCAATGGGTCGGCGTCGGCGGGGATCACCTGCTGGTGCAGATCGGTTCCGGCATCGTGCTGCGAGTCGGGCCGTAA
- the msbA gene encoding lipid A export permease/ATP-binding protein MsbA, protein MSKHQSGLRKPVGDGDTQTSAVGKRLWAYVRPLAGVLLLGVLAMAVSSATDAGIPALLKPLLDHGFGSNGSRQAMWFVPVAVIGLAFARGAAQYASQYLLAYVSNRILLQMRLDMFARMVNTGASFFQRETASTVINAIVFEVNQILSVLTGVMVTLVRDSLTVIFLLGYLFYLNWRLTLIVAVILPGIGWLVSKINRRLRRLGRDQQMLTNDLSYVVEEAVAGYKVVKVYNGEPYEISRFSEMAKRLRGYAMRMTVSGGLAQPLTQFLASIALAVVITIAVVQSSNDQTTVGGFVAFVTSMLLVISPLKHLIDVNQPLQRGMTAAELIFGLIDEPAEPQGGGRLLPHARGEIEFRNVSFDYGAAERPTLDRISFKVAPGEMIALAGPSGSGKTTLVNLLPRFFDPTDGAILVDGVPVADYDLHALRGQMAMVSQDVVLFNDTIAANVAYGQTPDRARVQAALEAANLADAVAAMPDGLDTLVGGNGMRLSGGQRQRLAIARAIYKDAPILILDEATSALDSESERHVQAALERLMEGRSTLVIAHRLSTIERADRILVLEAGKIVEEGSHDELLRHGGLYAHLHRIQYQQQAA, encoded by the coding sequence TTGAGCAAGCACCAATCCGGTCTCAGAAAGCCAGTCGGCGACGGGGACACACAAACCTCCGCGGTCGGCAAGCGGCTGTGGGCCTACGTTCGCCCGCTGGCCGGCGTGCTGCTGCTCGGCGTGCTGGCGATGGCGGTCAGTTCGGCGACAGACGCCGGCATTCCGGCACTCCTCAAGCCGCTCCTCGACCACGGCTTCGGCAGTAACGGCAGCCGCCAGGCCATGTGGTTCGTGCCGGTCGCCGTGATCGGCCTCGCGTTCGCGCGCGGCGCCGCGCAGTACGCGTCACAGTATCTGCTGGCGTACGTGTCGAACCGGATCCTGCTGCAGATGCGTCTCGACATGTTCGCCCGCATGGTCAACACCGGCGCGTCGTTCTTCCAGCGCGAAACCGCGAGCACGGTGATCAACGCGATCGTGTTCGAGGTCAACCAGATCCTGTCGGTGCTGACGGGCGTGATGGTGACGCTGGTGCGCGATTCGCTGACGGTGATCTTCCTGCTCGGCTACCTGTTCTACCTGAACTGGCGGCTCACGCTGATCGTCGCGGTGATCCTGCCGGGCATCGGCTGGCTCGTCAGCAAGATCAACCGCCGCCTGCGTCGGCTCGGCCGCGATCAGCAGATGCTGACCAACGACTTGTCGTATGTCGTCGAGGAGGCGGTGGCCGGCTATAAGGTGGTCAAGGTCTATAACGGCGAGCCGTACGAAATCTCGCGCTTCAGCGAAATGGCCAAACGGCTGCGCGGCTACGCGATGCGCATGACGGTGTCCGGCGGCCTCGCTCAGCCGCTCACGCAGTTCCTCGCGTCGATCGCGCTCGCGGTCGTGATCACGATCGCGGTCGTGCAGTCGTCGAACGACCAGACGACGGTCGGCGGCTTCGTCGCGTTCGTCACGTCGATGCTGCTGGTGATCTCGCCGCTCAAGCACCTGATCGACGTCAACCAGCCGCTGCAGCGCGGGATGACGGCCGCCGAGCTGATCTTCGGGCTGATCGACGAGCCGGCCGAGCCGCAGGGCGGCGGCCGGCTGTTGCCGCATGCGCGCGGCGAGATCGAATTCCGCAACGTGTCGTTCGACTACGGCGCGGCCGAGCGGCCGACGCTCGACCGCATCTCGTTCAAGGTCGCGCCGGGTGAAATGATTGCGCTCGCGGGCCCGTCCGGCAGCGGCAAGACGACGCTCGTGAACCTGCTGCCGCGCTTCTTCGACCCGACCGACGGCGCGATCCTGGTCGACGGCGTGCCGGTGGCCGACTACGACCTCCACGCGCTGCGCGGCCAGATGGCGATGGTCAGCCAGGACGTCGTGCTGTTCAACGACACGATCGCCGCGAACGTCGCGTACGGGCAGACGCCCGACCGCGCGCGCGTGCAGGCCGCGCTCGAGGCCGCGAACCTCGCCGATGCGGTCGCCGCGATGCCCGACGGGCTCGACACGCTCGTCGGCGGCAACGGGATGCGGCTGTCCGGCGGCCAGCGCCAGCGGCTCGCGATCGCGCGTGCGATCTACAAGGACGCGCCGATCCTGATTCTCGACGAAGCGACGTCGGCGCTCGACTCGGAATCGGAGCGCCACGTGCAGGCCGCGCTCGAGCGGCTGATGGAAGGCCGCTCGACGCTCGTGATCGCGCACCGGCTGTCGACGATCGAGCGCGCGGACCGCATCCTCGTGCTCGAGGCCGGCAAGATCGTCGAAGAGGGCAGTCACGACGAATTGCTGCGCCACGGCGGCCTCTACGCGCACCTGCACCGGATCCAGTACCAGCAGCAGGCGGCCTGA
- a CDS encoding O-antigen ligase family protein — protein MAIPTIVGAGASGAPLRRPEARVLFSGWLFQAIILRYPKSMSMLFDRLRLGAWCRNGTQHDLAPGCRWGDLAAALAAGLGVAGYLSWRGATNTALFVMLLLALLHGPGWWAEARGQWRRFAPLMIALAAPIVALAIGQLFRHEWVLKAFDAPMRMLLAIPILLYFHQRRIDFARIVGYAAPLGLFAMLIEVWLNPAASQQWGGRYATYFVDTDTFGVYGLVLTGFCLFSLRVAPGVRGKMLAAWQSLGVLVGIALIIGSGTRTAWYVIPVVFALWLWLNRRSVRLWWLLVCIAALAAVPIFDHEIAARLLSGYDEIRQWLTGTRRDTSAGLRLTMWHISWELFKHRPWGGYGDTGYLAFLGQPWIASIAPPSQAIAIEHGPHNELLANLLRSGVAGGVAVLCQFLIPLVVFARRCHAADDAVKRASRLGLIYIVCVMVMSVGFEMFTLKYTASFYGLMIACLGAQVLAGEGAARQAASRTTEVAHG, from the coding sequence GTGGCGATCCCCACGATCGTCGGCGCCGGTGCGTCGGGCGCGCCGCTACGTCGGCCGGAAGCCCGTGTGCTATTCTCCGGCTGGTTATTTCAGGCAATAATCTTGCGATATCCGAAATCAATGAGCATGTTGTTCGATCGTCTGCGGCTTGGCGCCTGGTGCCGGAACGGGACGCAGCACGACCTCGCACCCGGTTGCCGGTGGGGCGATCTCGCGGCGGCGCTGGCAGCGGGACTGGGTGTAGCCGGATATCTCAGCTGGCGTGGTGCGACCAATACCGCTTTATTCGTCATGTTGCTGCTGGCGTTGCTGCATGGTCCTGGTTGGTGGGCCGAAGCGCGCGGCCAATGGCGCCGTTTCGCGCCGTTGATGATTGCGCTCGCCGCGCCGATCGTGGCGCTCGCGATCGGACAGCTGTTTCGGCACGAATGGGTGCTGAAGGCGTTCGACGCGCCCATGCGAATGCTGCTCGCGATTCCGATTCTTCTGTATTTCCATCAGCGCCGCATCGACTTTGCGCGCATCGTCGGCTACGCCGCGCCGCTCGGCCTGTTTGCGATGCTGATCGAGGTGTGGCTGAATCCGGCTGCCTCCCAGCAGTGGGGAGGGCGCTATGCGACTTATTTCGTCGATACCGATACGTTCGGTGTGTATGGGCTGGTGCTGACCGGCTTTTGCCTGTTCTCCCTCCGCGTCGCGCCGGGCGTCAGAGGCAAGATGCTGGCGGCGTGGCAGTCGCTCGGCGTGCTGGTCGGTATCGCGCTGATCATCGGTTCCGGTACACGCACCGCATGGTATGTGATACCGGTGGTGTTTGCGCTGTGGCTGTGGCTGAACCGGCGCTCCGTCAGACTGTGGTGGCTGCTGGTCTGTATCGCGGCACTGGCCGCCGTGCCGATTTTCGATCATGAAATCGCCGCGCGCCTGCTCAGCGGTTACGACGAGATTCGCCAGTGGCTCACTGGTACGCGGCGCGACACGTCGGCTGGCCTGCGTCTGACCATGTGGCACATCTCGTGGGAACTGTTCAAGCACCGTCCGTGGGGCGGCTACGGCGACACCGGCTATCTCGCGTTTCTGGGCCAGCCGTGGATCGCGTCGATCGCGCCGCCATCGCAGGCGATCGCGATCGAGCACGGCCCGCATAACGAACTGCTGGCGAACTTGCTGCGCTCCGGCGTGGCCGGCGGTGTCGCGGTCCTGTGTCAATTCCTGATTCCGCTCGTGGTTTTCGCGCGGCGATGCCATGCCGCCGACGATGCCGTGAAGAGGGCGAGTCGGCTCGGCTTGATTTATATCGTCTGCGTGATGGTGATGAGTGTCGGTTTCGAAATGTTCACGCTGAAATACACGGCGTCGTTCTATGGCTTGATGATCGCGTGCCTCGGTGCTCAGGTGCTGGCGGGCGAGGGCGCGGCGCGGCAGGCAGCATCGCGCACGACCGAGGTGGCACACGGATGA
- a CDS encoding glycosyltransferase family 2 protein gives MSDRFAAPTLSAIVITKNEARDIGACLASLRPWVDEIIVFDSGSTDGTQAICREYGAIVHETDWPGFGAQKQRALDQARGTWVLSIDADERVPPELRDEILACIASPGAELYDLPRRSNYCGTWIHHSGWSPDYVKRLFVRGRARFSDDLVHERVIGDDGARCARLTTPLLHYTYRDFSEVLGKIDSYSSYSAAQKVARGKSGGLRRAVLHGLWTFIRTYVVKLGFLDGRMGFILAVSNAETSYYRYLKMMLLGDDRSNHPQA, from the coding sequence ATGAGCGACCGTTTCGCCGCCCCCACACTCAGCGCCATCGTGATCACCAAGAACGAGGCGCGCGATATCGGCGCATGTCTCGCGTCGCTGCGGCCGTGGGTCGACGAAATCATCGTGTTCGACTCCGGCAGCACCGACGGCACGCAGGCGATCTGCCGCGAGTATGGCGCGATCGTTCATGAAACCGACTGGCCCGGCTTCGGCGCTCAAAAGCAGCGTGCGCTGGATCAGGCCCGCGGCACATGGGTGCTTTCGATCGATGCCGACGAGCGCGTTCCGCCCGAGCTACGCGACGAAATCCTCGCCTGCATCGCCTCGCCAGGTGCCGAACTCTACGATCTTCCGCGCCGCTCCAATTACTGCGGAACCTGGATTCACCACAGCGGCTGGAGTCCCGACTATGTGAAGCGCCTGTTTGTGCGCGGCCGGGCGCGCTTCTCCGACGATCTCGTGCACGAACGCGTGATCGGCGACGACGGCGCCCGTTGCGCGCGGCTGACGACGCCGCTGCTGCATTACACGTACCGCGATTTTTCGGAGGTGCTCGGCAAGATCGACAGCTACTCGAGCTATAGCGCCGCCCAGAAAGTCGCACGCGGCAAATCGGGAGGTTTGCGCCGCGCGGTGCTGCACGGCCTGTGGACTTTCATCCGTACTTATGTCGTCAAGCTCGGCTTCCTCGACGGCAGGATGGGATTCATCCTGGCCGTGTCGAATGCCGAGACCTCGTACTACCGCTATCTGAAGATGATGTTGCTCGGCGACGATCGCAGCAACCACCCGCAAGCCTGA
- a CDS encoding beta-1,4-mannosyl-glycoprotein beta-1,4-N-acetylglucosaminyltransferase, whose translation MTRPKIYDCFCYFNEDMLLELRLETLWDHVDYFVISEAVYTQTGNPKPLNFDIEKFAKYRDKIRYLVVDHFAPGARSAWKNENYQRNYLIHGLHDAQPDDWILVSDLDEIPYPSTIRAYDPRYRRGDFQQHAYAYFLNNQLVQDDGRPAIWAGSKITTMRQVERFFGNINAVRSYKSSGPLRSLRRAWFRRFEVQRLTPGGWHFTWVLSPEKILLKMESIADQAFVRDQHKNLAYIDAQIHSGRDLLNPNSRYVAQTPDAESFPPYLAAHSERYAQWLRPV comes from the coding sequence ATGACCCGCCCAAAGATTTACGACTGCTTCTGCTATTTCAACGAGGACATGCTGCTCGAGCTGCGACTCGAAACGCTGTGGGACCACGTCGACTATTTCGTGATTTCCGAAGCGGTCTATACCCAAACCGGCAATCCCAAACCGCTGAATTTCGACATCGAGAAATTCGCGAAATACCGCGACAAGATTCGCTACCTGGTGGTCGATCATTTCGCACCGGGCGCGCGCAGCGCGTGGAAGAACGAGAACTATCAGCGCAACTACCTGATCCATGGGCTGCACGACGCACAGCCTGACGACTGGATCCTGGTGTCGGACCTCGACGAGATTCCGTATCCGTCCACGATTCGCGCATACGACCCGCGCTACCGCCGCGGCGATTTTCAGCAGCATGCGTATGCGTATTTCCTGAACAATCAGCTGGTACAGGATGATGGCCGGCCCGCGATCTGGGCCGGCTCCAAGATCACGACGATGCGTCAGGTCGAACGGTTTTTCGGCAACATCAACGCGGTGCGCTCATACAAGTCGTCCGGACCGTTGCGTTCGCTGCGCCGCGCATGGTTCCGGCGCTTCGAAGTGCAGCGCTTGACGCCGGGCGGCTGGCATTTCACGTGGGTGCTATCGCCGGAGAAAATCTTGCTCAAGATGGAGAGCATCGCCGATCAGGCGTTCGTGCGCGACCAGCACAAGAACCTCGCTTATATCGACGCACAGATCCACAGCGGTCGGGACCTGCTCAACCCGAACAGCCGCTACGTCGCGCAAACGCCCGATGCCGAAAGTTTCCCACCCTATCTGGCCGCGCACAGCGAACGTTACGCGCAATGGCTGAGGCCGGTCTGA
- a CDS encoding glycosyltransferase family 2 protein, whose product MFSILIPTWNNLPYLKLCIDSIRRHSAYEHEIVVHVNDGSDGTLDWVREQGIAHTWSRGNVGVCIALNDVARLATRDWIVYMNDDMFCTPGWDLAFENALRGLDHSCAYLSSHLIEPTRTGNDLVSVGAFGTDPQTFDEAGLLAHAKQLKTVDRDGVASQPTLVSRELWHRVGGYSIEFGPGMSSDNDFLIKLWLVGCRVFRIVGESRIYHFSCRSTGRIKRNRGGREFLMKWGISPREFKKKYMRDGAGNPRDALPNVPVPSLKSRLKRLMYAFGRYPTLDLEAWEPNLPAQLQFVPLAERDARSGEKSSV is encoded by the coding sequence ATGTTTAGCATTCTGATTCCGACCTGGAACAACCTGCCGTATTTGAAGCTGTGCATCGACAGCATTCGGCGGCATTCGGCCTACGAGCACGAGATCGTCGTGCACGTGAACGACGGCTCCGACGGTACGCTCGACTGGGTGCGTGAGCAAGGCATCGCGCATACGTGGAGCCGTGGCAACGTAGGCGTGTGCATCGCGTTGAACGACGTGGCGAGGCTCGCGACGCGCGACTGGATCGTCTACATGAACGACGACATGTTCTGCACGCCGGGCTGGGATCTCGCGTTTGAAAACGCGCTGCGCGGACTCGACCACTCGTGCGCATACCTGTCGTCGCATCTGATCGAGCCGACGCGGACCGGGAACGATCTGGTATCGGTCGGCGCGTTCGGCACGGACCCGCAGACCTTCGACGAAGCCGGCCTGCTCGCGCATGCGAAGCAGCTGAAGACCGTCGATCGTGACGGCGTCGCATCGCAGCCGACGCTTGTGAGCCGCGAGCTGTGGCACCGCGTCGGCGGCTACAGCATCGAGTTCGGACCGGGCATGAGCAGCGACAACGATTTCCTGATCAAACTGTGGCTGGTCGGTTGCCGTGTGTTCCGCATCGTCGGCGAAAGCCGCATCTATCACTTCAGCTGCCGCAGCACCGGGCGTATCAAGCGCAATCGCGGCGGCCGCGAGTTCCTGATGAAGTGGGGTATTTCGCCGCGCGAATTCAAGAAGAAGTACATGCGCGATGGCGCGGGCAATCCGCGCGACGCGCTGCCGAACGTGCCGGTGCCTAGCCTGAAGAGCCGCCTGAAGCGTTTGATGTATGCGTTCGGTCGTTATCCGACGCTCGATCTCGAGGCCTGGGAGCCGAACCTGCCGGCGCAGCTGCAGTTCGTCCCGCTCGCCGAGCGCGATGCGCGCTCCGGCGAGAAGAGCAGCGTCTGA
- a CDS encoding glycosyltransferase family 9 protein yields the protein MDQVLDLFPNDRPPRTILVVCTRRIGDVLLTTPLVRSLKVRWPQAQIDMLVFRGTEGVLENNPDVRRVITVAQRTGIGERFADAARIWRRYDLACAAISSDRARFYCWFAGRKRIGLLAPERVTRFNRWMLDRHVVDDSDLHTVNSGLLLARGLGITPLADVVPPAVGRGAAAVARFEQRFDGAGELQGRPYVVLHPFPMYAYKLWRLDGWVELATWLHAQGFAIALSGGPAPAERDYAEQIAGRLSGIVLNRVGQLSLAESAEMIRRARLYVGPDTSATHIAAATGTPTLALFGPSDPVRWGPWPHGWAAAVNPWQRKGTARHGNVYLLQGEGSCVPCLKEGCEQRLESLSECLTTLSAARVIRAAGELLNVPAPDAMVRVDAIARENKHV from the coding sequence ATGGATCAAGTTTTGGACCTGTTTCCCAACGACCGCCCCCCGCGCACGATCCTGGTCGTCTGCACGCGCCGCATCGGCGACGTGCTGCTGACGACGCCGCTCGTGCGTTCGCTGAAGGTGCGCTGGCCCCAGGCGCAGATCGACATGCTCGTGTTCCGCGGTACCGAAGGCGTGCTCGAGAACAATCCGGATGTTCGGCGCGTGATCACGGTCGCGCAACGTACCGGCATCGGCGAGCGTTTCGCCGATGCGGCGCGGATCTGGCGTCGCTATGATCTGGCGTGCGCCGCGATCAGTTCGGATCGTGCGCGGTTCTACTGCTGGTTCGCGGGCCGCAAGCGCATCGGTCTGTTGGCGCCGGAGCGCGTCACGCGGTTCAACCGCTGGATGCTCGATCGCCATGTCGTCGACGACAGCGATCTGCATACCGTCAATAGCGGCCTGCTGCTGGCGCGCGGGCTCGGCATCACTCCGCTCGCCGACGTGGTACCTCCCGCCGTCGGCCGCGGCGCTGCGGCAGTCGCGCGTTTCGAACAGCGTTTCGACGGCGCCGGCGAATTGCAGGGGCGGCCGTACGTGGTGCTGCATCCATTCCCGATGTACGCATACAAGCTGTGGCGTCTGGACGGTTGGGTCGAGCTCGCTACCTGGTTGCACGCTCAAGGATTCGCGATCGCTTTGAGCGGCGGACCGGCGCCGGCCGAGCGCGATTATGCGGAGCAGATCGCCGGCCGGTTGTCGGGCATCGTGCTGAATCGGGTCGGGCAGCTTTCATTGGCGGAAAGCGCCGAGATGATTCGACGCGCGCGTCTGTACGTGGGCCCGGATACGAGCGCCACGCATATCGCGGCGGCCACCGGTACGCCGACGCTGGCGCTGTTCGGGCCGTCCGATCCGGTGCGCTGGGGGCCGTGGCCTCACGGATGGGCCGCGGCGGTCAACCCGTGGCAACGCAAGGGGACGGCGCGACACGGCAACGTCTATCTGCTGCAGGGCGAAGGCAGTTGCGTCCCGTGTCTTAAAGAAGGGTGCGAGCAGCGCCTGGAGAGCCTGAGCGAATGCCTGACCACGCTCAGCGCGGCCCGCGTGATCCGGGCCGCGGGCGAATTATTGAACGTGCCGGCGCCTGACGCCATGGTGCGCGTCGATGCAATAGCGAGAGAGAACAAGCATGTTTAG